The following nucleotide sequence is from Vicia villosa cultivar HV-30 ecotype Madison, WI unplaced genomic scaffold, Vvil1.0 ctg.000397F_1_1, whole genome shotgun sequence.
CaataaagtcgagttttttttttcggaaaaacaaaaatATCGAGTTTTTTTGGGGGAAACGAAAAAATCGAATTTTTTTCGGAGAaatgaaaaaagtcgagtttttttggggaaaacgaaaaaatcaagttttttttttcaaagaaacgaaaaaagtcgagtttttttttcaaaaaatgaaaaatcgagtttttttcgaaaaacggaAAAAGTCGAGTTATTTTcccgaaaaacgaaaaaagtcgagttttttgttagaaaaattaaaaaagtcgagttttttttttggaaaaatgtaaaaaatcgagtttttttttttgggaaaacgaaaaaatttagttttttcagaaaaaacgaaaaaatcgagtttttttcgaaaaacgaaaaaagtcgagttatTTTCCGTAAAACAAAAAATGTCGAGTTTTTTtgtcagaaaaacgaaaaaatcgagtttttttccggaaaaacaaaaaaattcgataaaagatcaacaatttgtcatatgatcaaaataattttaaaacttaaatGTGATTAGTTGATAGGATAACACATATGAGAAtaacatttttatgtgagaatatgATAATGAATCTgaattattagattttaaaataaattgtgggGATTATGTGTCAaacttttcttttctctcttccttTCATCGTTTCTCATATCTATAGAGAACCAAACACTTGTGCGATTTTTTTTGACTAATTTGAGTTGCATTCTTCCTTCACTAACCATTTTTGACaccatttatttaattgttaGGCCGTGACGCTGGGCGGTTCTGGCCCATCAAGAACTTTTGTGAAAGCCACTAAAGGGGTAAACGCCACGAATCCTGCAGCAAACACAGAAGCTTGTAAATCTCTTTTCTATTGTTCATCAGAGATAGAAAAAAACAGATATGTTAAAGCCAAAGTGGGCGTTACCAGAAGTCCAGGACAAGCCTACTGCATAGCTAAAAGTCTTCTGGAAGAGGGTATTTTCACAATTTCTGCAACAGCTCTGGGCCCTAACTTATGTCTGTTGGAGGAGAATATAGATGGAGATCTGGAGACCCTATTAAAGACGGAGGCGACTGGAAGAATCATTGGTTCAAAGAAGTCAGAGAATGGAGAAAATCGAACGCGGAGTGCGCGATAGTAGCTTGGATATCTATCTTTGGCATACCCTATTTCGTTAGGAACGAGAGATTCATCGATTCTTTATTGGCTGACATCGGCAAAGTTGTAAACCCCCAAAGCATTAGTCAAAAACCTAACAGACTGGATGTTCTAAATCTTATGATATACACAGATTTAGTGGACCAAATCAGAAATAGAGTGAAAGTTAGCATAGATGGGATTTGGTACAACTTACTTATCATTGAGGAATTCTCTCTGCACAAGGAGGACTCGGACGAACCTCCATGGCCATATAGCTCTTCTTTAGACGAAGAAGACACGGTTTCTTCACCGGGAACCACCTTTAGCGCCGATTACTCTTGCCATCACGCAGTTCTCAGCCCCAGACCGTCGCGGTCTCATCATCAGCCGCGGCCACCGCCTGCCTTCTCCGGATCCAAACCTAACCCGTCTCGGGAAGCGAAACACCACAAAGCAGGCGATGTTGACGGTTTGTCAGCGGCACAAAAGTTTGAAGGGGACAGGTCAGGAAAACAGATGGATTTGTACAAAGGCATTAATTGCGAAGACTCATCTGCGGATAACCTCGATGCACTTTCTGGAAAAGCGATAACCTCAGACCCTATTTCCTTGATCTCTTGCAGCGCCGTTGCCGAGAGTACTGCAAAAAAGGATTCGAGGAGAGAAGATTTTGAAGGGGTGGAAAAGGTGGGCCCAACAGGTTTAGTAATTGAATGCAATACGTTTATTAAAACAGGAAGTTTCAAAAAAGATTATCCAGATGGGGACCACTTGCTATTGGTGACGGAAGCCACTTGTCCTAAGGACCAAGTCAACAATATTATAGCAGGATTTCCAAAGTGTGATGTGGCAAATTCGGTAGGACCCAGCAAAGTCAACAAGATACATGAAGAAAATGAGGAGACTTCGGGCAGAAACTCCTACGTCTCAAAGTCTTTCAATTCGCCTAACAATCTCAACTCCTCTAACATGCCCAAAAATCATTTTTCCTTTCTGTTGAAGAAAAAGAACCCCATAATTAAGAAGAAAGGAGCAAGTAGTAGGAATAAACATAATCTATGATTTGATGAATAGTGCCAAAAggtgaaaaattcaaaaaaaactaGGAAAAAAATCAGGGAGGTGCTGGACTTAGGAGAAAAAGTCTTGGATTTCTCTCACCCTATCCAGCGCAGGAATCAGCAAGATTTGGAAACACCTCAGAGTTCTGAACTTCATTCCAACCACAAAAAAAAGCTTTTTGTCAAGAAGAACTACCTCTCGGGAGGTCTTCCTCTATCTTGTGAATCCATCTCTAGCTCCGATATACGAAACTGCAACAACAGAGGAACATACGGTGCGAACAATCATGCTTCGGAGGGACTATGGAATTCTATAACAAGGCTGGGAATCACAAACATTTCTGACAAATTCGACCCGATCAAAAGCTTGAAGATAATGGAGTCAAGGGACCACAAAGGGGAGAAGGAGACAAAGGGGACCCAAATCCATGTATCCCCATGATAATTCTGTCGTATAATTTGCGTGGTGGTGGAAATCGGGCGAAGTGTAAGAGAGTCAGATTTCTAATTCAAAAAGATGATGTTGATATTTGTTTCATCCAAGAAACAAAACTTAGTGGAATAGGATTGAGTGTTGTCAAAGAGATGTGGAGAAATATTGATGTTGAATGGTCTTTTTTGGATGCTAATGAAGCTTCGGGAGGCATTCTTACCATGTGgaaaaaagatttattttctcTAAACTATAGTTTTAGAGGCGATGGTTATCTTGGTCTATGCGTGGAGAAGGAGGGTAAACTCATTTACTTTGTAAATGTCTACGCTTCTTGTGACAAAGTTACTAGAAGGAGGACTTGGAAAAATATTTGCGAGTTCAAGAACAATAACTTAGACGGATCTTGGTGCGTTGGTGGAGACTTCAATTCTATTTCTTCATTAGATGAAAGAATTGGAGTTACTAATGGTGGTCATAGTAGGGAATCAAGATTCTTTAACGAGTTCATAGAGGCAATGGATTTGGTGGACCTTCCCACTATTGGCGGCAAGTTCACTTGGTTCAAAAGTAACGGGAAGGCTATGAGTAGGCTCGATAGATTCCTCCTTTCGGAGAGTTTTGTAGAAGATTGGAAGGTCGTATGGCAACACATAGGTGAGAGGGACGTGTCCGACCATGCTCCCATTTGGTTGAAAGAGAATAGAAAGGATTGGGGTCCTAAGCCATTCAAGTTCAACAACTTGTGGATTAATCATGACGATTTTGGTAGTTTTATGGAAGAGGAGTGGAGAAAGATAGTAGTCAAAGGAAGAGGAGACTATTGCTTGGTTGAAAAGTTGAAAACTCTTAAAAGCCGGATCTCTTGGTGGAACAAAACGGTCTTTGGGTGGATTGACCTCAAAATTGACAAAGATGCGAAAGAAATGAACTCTTTAGATAACTTGTTTGCTCATTTTGCAGGTAACATTCCGGATGATGTGGTTAACAAAAGGTCGAAAGTGGCGGAGGATTTTTGGGAAAACCTAAACAAAAAAGAAGGATTACTTAGACTTAAATCAAGACAACTTTGGCTCGCCGAAGGGGATGATAACACACGTTTCTTTCACAATTCCCTAaaagatagaagaagaaggaaCTCCTTATGTGTTATTGAGACTAGGAGGGGTAGATTGGAAGAGGTCATGGAGATTAAAGATTTCATTTTCAAACACTTCGAAGGGTTTTTTAAAGAAGAGGCGTGCTTTAGACCGGAGCCACAAGGGATCAATTTGAAGTCTTTATCTTTTGGAGATTCCTCGAACTTAGAAAAACCTTTTTTCGAAGAAGAATTTAAGGACGctatttggtcgtgtgatggGAACAAAAGTCCGGGCCCGGACGGCTACTCATTGgaattctttaaaaggttttgggTTCTTCTTAAAGATGACCTCATGAAGCTTTGCAACGACTTCCATGCTAAAGGTACGCTTGTCAAAGCTATCACCTCCTCCTTCCTAGCGCTTATCCCTAAAAAGAAAAATCCACAAGACTTGTCCGAGTACCGCCCTATTAGTTTAGTGGGGAGCATTTACAAGATCCTTTCAAAGATTCTAGCGGCTAGAATGAGAGGTGTGTTGGATAAATTAGTTTCTTCTAATCAAACCGCCTTTGTTCCGGGTAGGAGTATGATGGATGGGGTTTTAATGGTTAACGAGATCCTTGATTGGGCTAAAATAAAGAAGAAAGGGTGTCTATTTcttaaagtggattttgaaaaggcataCGACTCTATCTCATGGAATTACCTTAGGTGGATTATGGGAAGAATGGGGTTCGGGAAGAGATGGTTGAAATGGATGGAATCTTGTATCTTCACTAGTCACATGTCCGTGTTGGTAAACGGAAGCGCCACCAAAGAGTTCAAAGTTCAAAGAGGTTTACGTCAAGGTGATCCGATTTCTCCCTTTCTTTTTGTCATAGCTAAGGAAGGCCTTAGCGCTCTCATGAACAAATCGGTGGAGGTAGGGGACTTTAAACCGCTCAAATATGGAGAAGATGATTTTGTGGATAtactccaatttgcggatgataccatAATCATAGAAGAACCCACATGTGATAATCTTTGGAGTATGAAAGTGTTGTTAAGAGGCTTTGAACTTGTCTCCGATTAGAAAATCAACTTTCACAAAAGTAACGTTTTTGGCATTCATATAGGAGAGTGGCTTTCTACATCGGCTACCTCTTTCCTTTCTTGCAAAAAAGGTTCATTTCCTTTCAAATTTCTTGGAATTTGGGTTGGAGAAGGTGCTAGTAAGAGGAGAGTGTGGAAGGATGTGGTTGCTAACATAAAGTCAAGGTTGTCGTCTTGGAAGGGGAGAAACATATCCATAGGCGGAAGGGCGACTCTTATTGGATCGGTGCTTAATGCTATTCCAATTTttactctttctttttttaaagCTCCAAGCAAAACTATTCAAGAGATTAGAGGTCTTCTTAGTAATTTCTTGTGAAACGGGAATGCGAACAAAACAAGcattcattgggtgaagtgggagaaTGTTTGTAAACTAAAGGAGAAAGGCGGGTTAGGTATTAGAGATGTTGACGATATGAATAAATCTCTTCTTctcaaatggaagtggagaattttgaaggAGGATAATGCAATTTGGAGTAGATTTCTACTTTTGAGATATCGAAATCCAAAATTTAAAGTGCTAGCATCTAGTGGGGAAGTTCTAAACCGGGACGATTCTAGTTGGTGGAAAGATATCATTCTTAACGACTTCAAAAAGGAGGATTCTGTTGATGGCTTCAATGATTGGGTAATATGTGACTTCAAGCAAGGCAACACcattcttttttggcatagtaGTTGGTTGGGTGATCAAACTCTTCGCGAATCCTTTCCGCTTTTGTTCGATCTTTCAACCAATAAACTTTGCAAGGTTAGTGAGGCCATTTCTTGGAATAACGGTGTTTTCTCTTGGAATTTAGGTGTTCCCATGGGTATTGATGGATTGGACTCTTTGGGACCGAATTTGCTTCATCAACCCACAAATGGCACCTCCATGGCCATTTCTCTTCTCATGAGGGATCTAAAAGTGTTGTTGGATAGAATTACTCCGAATACCGTGGACTATGATGATTTCCATTGGAAACTAACTTCTAACGGTGTGTTCTCGGTAGCAAGCGTGTCTTCTTTGGTGTCCAACTCTAAAGATATAGCTTGGCCATCTAATACAATCAAATTGTTGGATGTCATGTGGAAAGCAAATATACCGAAAAAGGTTAAAATTTTCTCTTGGAGATTCTTTATCAAAAGACTTCCCCTAAAAGATCTTTTGGCTTATAGAGGTATTAATCTTACTTCTCTTGATTGTCCTTTTTGCTCTTATCACCCGGAATCTTCGGAACACCTCTTCTTCCAATGTCAAATAACAAAAACGGTTTGGGAGAAAATCTACCCTTGGTTGGGAAATGACTTGGAGTTCTCTTTGGAAGAGTTCAAAAGCTTCGGTTGTATCCAAGAAAAGGCGAAGAAATCCAACATTAGAGTAAACTAAATTCAATTTGGTTAGCCCTAATTTGGTGCATTTGGACCATGAGAAATGCTATTATTTTTGATAACGCTTCTTTTAGCTTTGAAACGGTCATCTCCAATATCTTGTTCTTCTCTTGGAGATGGTTATGTAATAGTGATTCTACTACTAGGAGTATTTTTTACGATTGGTACAAATTACCCCTAAACTGTTTCAACTCTTTATAGAGTTcccgttgtaagggttgcacccctagtgcgatttcttatatcattgcttattgaaaaaaaaattgttaggaatgattttctatttttttatttattcgtCATTGAGTGGGTTTGATTTCATCAATAATTCAATATAtaatcttattttaaaataaaataaaataaggtagTGTCATTCTTCGTCATTGTCATGATATTACACAAGTCCTTTGTCAATGAGATGTATGTTATAAAAACCATTAGATCAATAATCCATGAACGGCTGAGGTACTATTCCAATTCCTGTGTTTCTTCATAGACTCAAAAACTAAAGTTTCTAAAACAGTCATTTACTTAATTTTGTCTTTCCATTAGAAATAACTATCACCCCTTTTGTCTTACTAGACACAAATGGAAACTCCACTCACTCTATCCACTCACTCTATTTAGTTGTGTTTTGTTAAACGTTTTGTGATATCTTCTTAAAACAAATCTAAAAATTGCAATTGTGTGCTCATTTaacattttgtttaattgatttcCATAACTACTATATTCCTACTTGTCTCTATAAATAGTCCCTAACTATTTGTTGATTTTCATTGAAAAGTGAAAAGATGGCTACCCGTATCAACTAGGGGTGGCAATTGGATCCATTAAACTAAAATCCATCCACAAAAAAATTCATCCGATCCAAccaccaaataaaaaaataagataaTGGATGGATTAAATCCATCCAATTATATACATGGatgaatccaatccatccaacacattttgataatccaatggattatttttattttatactttaaatggtttaaattattttttaataaaatatgaaaatacaaaaaatcgagtttcttcataaaattgaaaaaattgagttttttctgaaaaaatgaaaaaatcgtgtttttacgaaaaacgaaaaaaaaatccAGTTTTTTTCGAGAAAACAAAAAATCTAGTTTTTTTGAATAAACGAAAAATCGTGTTTTTTCGGAAAGACGAAAAAATcgtattttttttggaaaaacaaaaaaatcgagttttttttccgaaaaacgaaaaaaaatcagGTTTTTTCGAAAACACaataaagtcgagtttttttgttcggaaaaacaaaaatatcgagttttttttgggaaaacgaaaaaatcgaattTTTTTCGGAGAaatgaaaaaagtcgagtttttttctaaaaaacgaAAGATTCGAGTTTTTTTGGGGAAAacgaaaaaatcaagttttttatcagagaaacgaaaaaagtcgagttatTTTTTCGAAAACACaataaagtcgagtttttttgttcagaaaaacgaaaaaaatcgagtttttttttgggaaaacgaaaaaatctatttttttcagaaaaacaaaaaaatcgagtttttttcgacaaacgaaaaaagtcgagttatTTTCCGTAAAACAAAAAATGTCGAGTTTTTTTtgtcagaaaaacgaaaaaaatcgaattttttccggaaaaataaaaaaattcgataaaagatCAACTATTTGCCATAtgatcaaaataattttaaaacttaaatGTGATTAGTTGATAGGAtaaagtattatatatatatatatatatatatatatatatatatatatatatatatatatatgacatcaTATGAGAAtaacatttttatgtgagaatatgATAATGAATCTgaattattagattttaaaataaattgtgggGATTATGTGTCAaacttttttttctctcctcctTTCATCGTTTCTCATATCTATCGAGAACCAAACACTTGTgcgatttttttttta
It contains:
- the LOC131627730 gene encoding uncharacterized protein LOC131627730, with translation MNKSLLLKWKWRILKEDNAIWSRFLLLRYRNPKFKVLASSGEVLNRDDSSWWKDIILNDFKKEDSVDGFNDWVICDFKQGNTILFWHSSWLGDQTLRESFPLLFDLSTNKLCKVSEAISWNNGVFSWNLGVPMGIDGLDSLGPNLLHQPTNGTSMAISLLMRDLKVLLDRITPNTVDYDDFHWKLTSNGVFSVASVSSLVSNSKDIAWPSNTIKLLDVMWKANIPKKVKIFSWRFFIKRLPLKDLLAYRGINLTSLDCPFCSYHPESSEHLFFQCQITKTVWEKIYPWLGNDLEFSLEEFKSFGCIQEKAKKSNIRVN